From a region of the Gemmatimonadota bacterium genome:
- a CDS encoding ABC transporter permease subunit, with product MTRTHYTTTSVKFTALCILFSFLFSTSTQAQEIVVGSKKFTESVILGEVLSHIGRSVNASVTHRRELGGTRVLWNALIAGDIDLYPDYTGTLSREILAEENLRNEADIRAWLAEMGLVMSRPLGFNNTYVLGMVETRAKALGIQTISDLKKYPDLKLGFGNEFMDRGDGWPSLRNRYVLPHQNVSGLDHDLAYRGLESGTIDVMDMYSTDAEIQYYGLRSLVDDLQHFPIYNAVIVYRVDLIDRAPQVVREILKLEGLISEKNMMVMNAQVKLEKKSETQVAANFLAQNLNVQVKIKKETAGARFWRHTWDHLTLVGISLFGAIVVSIPLGIVAFRWARGGQLILGLVGIIQTIPSLALLVFMIPLLGIGGAPAIVALFLYSLLPIVRNTYAGLHDIPVGIRESATALGLSDWAQLRLVTLPIASRSILAGIKTSAVINVGTATLGALIGAGGYGQPILTGIRLDDIGLILQGAIPAALLALIVQGLFELFERVFVSRGLRLKGEINA from the coding sequence ATGACGCGCACGCACTACACCACAACGTCAGTGAAATTCACCGCCCTGTGTATTCTATTTTCCTTTTTGTTCAGCACCTCAACCCAGGCACAAGAGATTGTCGTGGGGTCAAAGAAGTTCACGGAATCGGTCATTCTGGGTGAGGTACTATCTCATATCGGGCGCAGTGTAAACGCATCGGTTACGCATCGGCGCGAGTTGGGGGGAACGCGGGTATTGTGGAATGCATTGATTGCGGGCGATATTGATCTTTATCCGGATTACACAGGTACCCTGAGTCGGGAAATTTTGGCAGAAGAAAATTTGCGTAATGAAGCAGATATTCGCGCTTGGCTGGCAGAGATGGGCCTTGTGATGAGTCGCCCTTTGGGATTCAATAATACATACGTACTGGGCATGGTGGAAACAAGAGCTAAAGCACTGGGGATCCAGACTATTTCGGATTTAAAGAAGTACCCAGATTTGAAGCTGGGATTTGGTAATGAATTTATGGATAGAGGAGATGGGTGGCCGAGTTTGCGGAACCGATATGTGCTCCCGCATCAGAATGTGAGCGGATTGGATCACGACCTGGCCTATCGCGGGTTGGAGAGCGGTACAATTGATGTAATGGATATGTATTCGACAGATGCCGAGATCCAGTATTACGGGTTGCGGTCACTGGTGGATGACCTGCAGCATTTCCCCATTTACAATGCCGTCATTGTCTATCGGGTAGATTTGATAGACCGAGCACCTCAAGTGGTGAGAGAAATTTTAAAATTAGAGGGGCTGATCTCAGAAAAAAACATGATGGTCATGAATGCACAGGTCAAATTGGAGAAAAAGTCAGAAACCCAGGTTGCGGCTAATTTTTTAGCTCAGAACCTCAATGTACAGGTCAAAATAAAAAAAGAAACTGCTGGCGCTCGATTCTGGCGGCACACATGGGATCATTTGACACTGGTGGGAATTTCTCTTTTCGGGGCGATTGTGGTGTCAATTCCCCTGGGAATCGTGGCATTCCGATGGGCAAGAGGTGGACAACTTATCTTGGGATTGGTGGGCATCATTCAGACCATTCCATCCCTGGCGCTGCTGGTGTTTATGATTCCGTTATTGGGTATTGGCGGAGCACCTGCGATTGTGGCGCTGTTTTTGTACAGTTTGCTGCCCATAGTGCGAAACACATACGCGGGACTGCACGATATTCCAGTGGGGATACGAGAATCAGCAACAGCATTGGGTTTATCCGACTGGGCACAACTTCGATTGGTGACATTACCGATAGCCTCGCGGTCGATTCTGGCGGGCATCAAAACATCGGCTGTGATCAATGTGGGCACGGCAACATTGGGGGCGTTAATCGGCGCTGGAGGATATGGACAACCCATTTTAACGGGGATTCGGTTAGATGATATCGGTTTGATTTTACAAGGAGCTATACCTGCGGCATTGCTCGCGCTCATTGTACAGGGACTGTTTGAGTTATTCGAACGCGTATTTGTATCCCGCGGCCTGCGGTTGAAAGGCGAGATAAACGCTTAG
- a CDS encoding ATP-binding cassette domain-containing protein codes for MFEVTGVSKTFGDLQALREVDLSVQAKQTTVLIGPSGCGKSTLIRLMVGLIWPDEGTVSYSGQALTPANVLSLRQKMGYVIQEGGLFPHLTARKNVALMANYLGWAEDRIDSRIETLATLTHFPADGLDRFPGELSGGQRQRVGLMRALMLNPDVLLLDEPLGALDPMIRADLQSDLRSIFQTLGKTVVMVTHDMGEAGFFGDQIVLMREGEIVQIESLKNLMQNPAHEFVTQFIHAQRNSLESMAPGEIAK; via the coding sequence ATGTTTGAGGTGACAGGTGTTTCGAAAACATTTGGCGATTTGCAGGCGCTGCGCGAAGTTGACCTGAGCGTGCAGGCTAAACAGACGACGGTGTTAATTGGGCCGAGTGGATGTGGCAAATCAACCTTAATTCGATTGATGGTGGGACTGATCTGGCCCGACGAGGGCACGGTGAGTTATAGCGGACAAGCTCTGACGCCAGCAAATGTGTTGTCGCTGCGGCAGAAGATGGGTTATGTGATTCAAGAGGGGGGATTGTTTCCGCATTTAACAGCGCGAAAAAATGTAGCGTTAATGGCAAATTATCTGGGTTGGGCGGAGGATCGGATCGATTCTCGGATCGAGACATTGGCAACTTTAACGCATTTTCCAGCAGATGGATTGGATCGATTTCCAGGGGAATTGTCAGGTGGTCAGCGGCAGCGCGTGGGATTGATGCGGGCATTGATGCTGAATCCCGACGTATTGCTATTAGACGAACCACTCGGTGCCCTGGACCCGATGATTCGGGCGGATTTGCAATCGGATTTGCGTTCGATCTTTCAGACATTGGGCAAAACAGTAGTGATGGTGACACACGATATGGGCGAAGCGGGATTTTTCGGGGATCAGATTGTGTTGATGCGGGAAGGGGAGATCGTCCAGATTGAAAGCTTGAAAAATTTGATGCAGAACCCGGCGCATGAATTTGTGACGCAGTTTATTCATGCGCAGAGAAATTCGTTGGAAAGTATGGCGCCGGGAGAGATAGCGAAATGA
- a CDS encoding DUF523 and DUF1722 domain-containing protein → MQTSKLRLGVSTCLLGEEVRYNGGHKHMPFLTTVLGNYVEWVPVCPEVEMGMGIPRETIRLEGDAESPRLIAPKSGIDHTAGMQTWAEKRLNELTDLNLHGYILKKDSPSCGLFRVRVFNTKTQIPTRNGRGLFAKALTARFPLLPIEEEGRLNDLPLRENFIERVFVYYRWQQMLTHNPAPGGLVKFHTGIKMSLLSHSPEHYRELGQLVAQSSREDIALQYGKLLMEGLKVMSTPGKHVNVLMHLMGFIKNELTTADKKELLDVFESYRQRLLPLIVPITLLKHHLNRNRVPDWVHEQTYLNPYPMELMLRNHV, encoded by the coding sequence ATGCAAACATCAAAACTGCGGCTCGGCGTGAGCACGTGTTTGTTGGGCGAAGAAGTGCGGTATAATGGCGGGCACAAGCACATGCCATTTTTGACAACCGTATTGGGCAATTACGTCGAATGGGTACCAGTATGTCCAGAAGTAGAAATGGGAATGGGCATTCCGCGAGAAACCATCCGGCTCGAAGGCGACGCGGAATCACCGCGGCTCATTGCCCCAAAATCGGGCATAGATCACACCGCAGGCATGCAGACCTGGGCAGAAAAACGGCTCAACGAACTAACAGACCTGAATTTGCACGGTTATATACTCAAAAAAGATTCACCGAGTTGTGGGTTATTTCGCGTACGGGTATTTAACACAAAAACGCAGATACCCACGCGCAATGGTCGCGGACTATTTGCAAAAGCATTGACAGCCCGGTTTCCCTTATTGCCCATCGAAGAAGAAGGTCGGCTAAATGATCTGCCCTTGCGGGAAAATTTTATCGAACGCGTATTTGTCTATTACCGCTGGCAACAAATGTTGACCCATAATCCAGCACCCGGCGGCCTGGTAAAATTTCACACCGGAATCAAAATGAGCCTTCTATCACACAGCCCAGAACACTACCGCGAGCTGGGCCAACTGGTCGCACAGTCTTCCCGCGAAGATATAGCGCTTCAATACGGCAAATTGTTGATGGAAGGCCTGAAAGTAATGAGCACGCCGGGCAAACACGTAAACGTATTGATGCACTTGATGGGATTTATAAAAAACGAACTGACCACCGCGGACAAAAAAGAACTGCTCGACGTATTTGAATCCTATCGCCAGCGACTGCTCCCTCTCATCGTCCCAATTACATTATTGAAACACCATCTCAATCGCAACCGCGTACCAGACTGGGTACACGAGCAAACCTACTTAAATCCATATCCCATGGAATTGATGTTGAGAAACCACGTGTAA
- the trmB gene encoding tRNA (guanosine(46)-N7)-methyltransferase TrmB produces MISLPLSEEIQKYTVPWLQLDWPIDWPQIFDQPGDLVLEIGFGNGHFLSDMATARPDACFVGIERAWGSMRRLFKRLNALKLNHVRTIEGDAAFLLQHVFAPQSLSEIWINFSDPWPKERHHNRRLIQDTFVKILAERLKPDGGVTIATDHADYATWITDILTRQSDLQSIYATPSVHQLPGRTPTKYEQKAIDAGVPIHYFVWRRKSELSVETHIQKVGKMPNIVLEGAYHREEILRLIEHATDQVWRETHRNTQIVIKMTEIYCQLPDNHGLISVMVREGELAQYFGISLLFRKNNQLLIKLAPMGQPRPTWGIKKAVQKVADLILETHPHLWLASSTVGL; encoded by the coding sequence ATGATATCTCTACCGCTAAGCGAGGAAATACAAAAATACACAGTCCCATGGCTGCAACTGGATTGGCCGATAGACTGGCCGCAAATTTTTGATCAGCCAGGCGACCTCGTCCTCGAAATCGGATTTGGCAATGGACATTTTCTATCCGATATGGCAACAGCGCGTCCCGATGCGTGTTTTGTCGGAATCGAGCGCGCCTGGGGATCCATGCGCCGATTATTCAAGCGGTTAAACGCCCTGAAATTAAATCATGTGCGCACAATAGAGGGTGACGCCGCATTTTTATTACAACATGTATTTGCCCCACAATCCCTATCGGAAATATGGATCAATTTTTCAGATCCCTGGCCCAAAGAGCGACACCACAATCGGCGTCTGATTCAAGATACATTTGTAAAAATACTGGCAGAGCGATTAAAGCCGGACGGCGGAGTGACCATAGCGACAGATCACGCGGATTACGCAACGTGGATCACCGATATATTGACGCGACAATCGGACCTGCAATCCATTTACGCAACCCCATCTGTTCACCAGTTACCCGGACGCACCCCAACCAAATACGAACAAAAAGCAATAGATGCAGGTGTACCCATTCACTATTTTGTCTGGCGTCGGAAATCGGAACTATCAGTCGAAACGCACATTCAAAAGGTCGGGAAAATGCCAAATATCGTATTAGAAGGCGCATACCATCGCGAAGAAATACTGAGGCTTATCGAACATGCCACAGATCAAGTGTGGCGCGAAACCCATCGGAATACACAAATCGTAATCAAAATGACAGAAATCTACTGCCAATTGCCCGACAATCACGGCCTCATCTCAGTCATGGTACGCGAAGGAGAACTCGCCCAGTACTTCGGCATATCCCTCTTATTTCGCAAAAATAATCAGTTATTGATCAAACTGGCACCAATGGGTCAGCCGCGCCCCACATGGGGAATAAAAAAAGCAGTGCAAAAAGTGGCAGACCTGATCTTAGAAACACATCCCCATTTGTGGCTCGCGTCGAGCACAGTGGGTCTGTGA
- a CDS encoding phosphoenolpyruvate hydrolase family protein, with the protein MAAESRTSILERLRKKIADGLPIIGGGAGTGISAKCEEAGGIDLIVIYNSGRYRMAGRGSLSGVLAYGNANEIVKEMAYEVITAVEHTPVLAGVNGTDPFMLRDHFLRELRDLGFAGIQNFPTVGLIDGLFRANLEETGMGYHLEVEMIAAAHEMDMLTTPYAFNVEEGQLMTEAGADIVVAHMGLTTKGTIGAHTAKTLDDCVEEVKAICNACKSIRDDVITLCHGGPIAEPEDASYILERVPEVDGFYGASSMERLPTEVAMTAQVKRFTEIRR; encoded by the coding sequence ATGGCAGCAGAGAGCCGAACATCAATATTAGAACGCTTGCGAAAAAAAATCGCAGACGGACTGCCGATCATCGGCGGTGGTGCTGGCACGGGAATCTCGGCAAAATGCGAAGAAGCGGGCGGCATTGATCTAATCGTAATTTACAACTCGGGACGCTATCGCATGGCGGGGCGGGGATCGCTCTCGGGCGTCCTGGCCTATGGCAATGCCAACGAAATAGTAAAAGAAATGGCTTATGAAGTCATCACAGCAGTAGAACACACACCCGTACTCGCCGGGGTGAATGGAACAGACCCATTCATGTTGCGGGATCACTTCTTGCGAGAACTGAGAGACCTGGGCTTTGCGGGAATCCAAAATTTTCCAACCGTGGGACTCATCGACGGATTATTTCGCGCCAATCTGGAAGAAACCGGAATGGGCTATCACCTCGAAGTGGAAATGATCGCAGCAGCCCATGAAATGGACATGCTCACAACGCCCTATGCATTCAATGTCGAAGAAGGACAACTCATGACAGAAGCAGGCGCCGATATCGTTGTGGCGCATATGGGATTGACAACCAAAGGCACAATCGGCGCGCACACGGCAAAAACGCTCGATGACTGCGTGGAAGAAGTAAAGGCGATTTGCAACGCCTGCAAGTCCATCCGGGACGATGTGATCACACTTTGCCACGGCGGGCCGATTGCCGAACCAGAAGACGCCTCTTATATCCTCGAACGGGTTCCCGAAGTCGATGGCTTTTACGGCGCCAGTTCAATGGAACGCCTGCCCACGGAAGTGGCGATGACGGCTCAGGTCAAACGCTTTACCGAAATCCGCAGGTGA
- a CDS encoding Tm-1-like ATP-binding domain-containing protein: protein MSSIYAIATMDTKGEEIGYVAECIRNAGAEVTVIDVGTQSDAQGGVPDVSRETIAACHAGGTDAVIGHTDRGEAVTAMGEALCAYLLQEYAKGDVAGIIGIGGSGGTALITPAMQALPIGVPKVMVSTVASGNTEPYVGCCDIAMMYSVVDVAGINRVSRQVLGNAAHAIAGMVVNTVAEAEDKPTLGMTMFGVTTPCVTMVREALEKDGYDCLVFHATGTGGQAMEKLVESGMIDGVLDITTTEVADEVVGGVFPAGPERMDCILAREIPYVVSLGALDMVNFGAVETVPEHFKNRTLHVHNAQVTLMRTTADENRQFAAWIANKLNRSTVPIQILIPENGVSLIDDEGQPFHDPDADQALFETLEARIEQTENRQIKRLANNINDPEFAAALVASFQEIR from the coding sequence ATGAGCAGTATATACGCAATTGCGACAATGGATACCAAAGGTGAAGAAATCGGGTATGTCGCCGAATGCATTCGAAACGCGGGCGCAGAGGTGACAGTCATAGATGTAGGCACGCAGAGCGACGCGCAAGGCGGCGTGCCGGATGTATCGCGGGAAACCATAGCCGCCTGTCACGCGGGCGGAACGGACGCCGTAATCGGACATACGGACCGGGGCGAAGCCGTAACAGCGATGGGAGAAGCACTGTGCGCCTACTTGCTGCAAGAATACGCCAAAGGCGACGTAGCGGGTATTATTGGCATTGGGGGCAGCGGGGGCACAGCACTCATCACGCCGGCAATGCAGGCATTGCCCATTGGCGTACCCAAAGTCATGGTATCCACCGTCGCCAGTGGCAATACCGAACCTTATGTGGGGTGTTGTGATATAGCGATGATGTACTCCGTGGTAGATGTAGCCGGAATCAACCGCGTATCGCGGCAAGTACTGGGCAATGCAGCGCATGCAATAGCGGGAATGGTCGTAAACACCGTTGCAGAGGCCGAAGACAAACCCACGCTTGGAATGACCATGTTTGGCGTAACAACGCCGTGTGTAACCATGGTCCGCGAAGCACTGGAAAAAGACGGATATGACTGCCTGGTATTTCACGCCACGGGGACGGGTGGACAGGCAATGGAAAAACTCGTCGAAAGCGGGATGATCGACGGCGTTCTGGATATCACCACAACCGAAGTAGCCGATGAAGTCGTGGGCGGCGTATTCCCCGCCGGACCTGAGCGAATGGATTGCATTCTCGCGCGCGAAATACCTTATGTCGTGAGTCTGGGCGCGCTCGACATGGTAAATTTTGGTGCCGTAGAAACCGTCCCCGAACACTTTAAAAACCGCACACTCCACGTACACAACGCACAGGTCACATTGATGCGGACGACAGCGGACGAAAACCGCCAATTTGCCGCCTGGATAGCGAACAAATTGAACCGATCAACGGTGCCAATTCAAATACTAATTCCGGAAAACGGCGTATCGTTAATCGACGATGAAGGACAACCCTTTCACGACCCAGATGCAGATCAGGCATTATTTGAAACCCTGGAAGCGCGCATCGAACAAACGGAAAATCGCCAGATCAAACGGCTGGCGAACAATATCAACGACCCGGAATTTGCAGCAGCACTGGTGGCGAGTTTCCAGGAAATAAGATAA
- a CDS encoding HEAT repeat domain-containing protein — protein sequence MITKSGLWLIILSFLGCASKADDWVQILEHPNAAERARAAIQIGEIGDRRAVPALIQTLKDREPQVRLAASEALGKLGDRQAVDSLIAIVHDPNVMVGLTAVEALGNIGGEKAVETLLRIAQEREGPLSLGAIQSLGTAGGDRSIQALTTALTDRARDVRWVAALTLTRTKNQQALAPLIEALPQADRELRRVMVWALNTIDPSWQTSAPAQEAINRLIDGLKTPNQSRYQVVQVLSEIDAEWKTRAGATMDFFVAQLANGDLIARMQAIETLGQIGDARVVPSLLEALKDPNLQVQYIAIKALGELRDTRAVEPLVEALEHRDPGIVSTAALALGELRDTRAVEPLMAILSNAEQGVFRLGTIQTLGVLKDPRATALLTDQLDDTSVQVRRIATEALGEIGDRGAIAPLLKMLNDQSAEVRWAAADALGSIGDASVADTLISIIGKGRIWARRMVRVLDRLDTNWREREATLRIEIYFLEHIDHPEPEVQWRSAEALGEIATPRASQKLLQALEQKRTLIVAAAHAFFIRNGISESEPLLVQALHQYGTEEMALTYLNADHPVLARAAHIWARRQGMILLSSPEPGNIRWNSG from the coding sequence GTGATCACTAAAAGCGGTTTATGGCTAATTATTCTGAGCTTTTTGGGATGCGCTTCCAAAGCCGACGATTGGGTACAAATTTTGGAACATCCCAATGCTGCAGAGCGTGCCCGCGCAGCGATACAGATCGGGGAAATAGGTGACCGACGTGCGGTTCCAGCTCTCATTCAAACCCTCAAAGACCGAGAACCACAGGTAAGATTGGCCGCAAGCGAAGCCCTGGGTAAATTGGGAGATCGGCAGGCAGTGGATTCGCTGATTGCGATTGTTCACGACCCAAATGTCATGGTGGGGCTGACCGCGGTCGAAGCCCTGGGCAATATCGGAGGCGAAAAGGCTGTAGAAACCTTACTGAGAATCGCGCAAGAGCGAGAAGGGCCCCTGAGCCTGGGCGCAATTCAAAGTCTGGGTACCGCAGGTGGCGACCGATCCATTCAGGCACTGACCACCGCGCTGACCGATAGGGCACGCGATGTGCGGTGGGTCGCCGCACTGACCCTTACCCGTACAAAAAATCAACAGGCCCTGGCACCCCTGATTGAGGCACTGCCGCAGGCGGACAGAGAACTGCGCCGGGTAATGGTATGGGCACTCAACACCATCGACCCATCGTGGCAAACTTCTGCACCTGCTCAAGAGGCGATCAATCGCCTGATTGACGGATTGAAGACGCCAAACCAATCGCGCTACCAGGTAGTTCAGGTACTATCGGAAATAGACGCCGAGTGGAAAACGCGTGCGGGTGCTACCATGGACTTTTTTGTCGCACAACTGGCGAACGGAGACCTGATCGCACGGATGCAGGCTATCGAGACCCTGGGGCAGATCGGAGACGCCCGGGTCGTTCCGTCTTTACTCGAGGCACTAAAAGATCCGAACCTGCAAGTACAGTATATCGCTATAAAAGCACTGGGCGAACTGCGCGATACACGAGCCGTCGAACCACTGGTAGAAGCCCTCGAACATCGTGATCCAGGCATCGTTTCAACTGCTGCACTGGCACTGGGCGAACTGCGCGATACACGAGCCGTCGAACCACTCATGGCCATCCTGTCCAATGCAGAACAAGGCGTATTTCGTCTGGGAACGATACAAACTCTGGGTGTGCTGAAGGACCCCCGTGCAACGGCTTTGCTAACTGATCAGTTAGACGATACATCGGTACAGGTTCGGCGTATTGCGACCGAGGCCTTGGGGGAAATTGGAGACCGCGGTGCCATCGCTCCCCTGCTGAAAATGCTGAACGATCAGTCAGCCGAAGTGCGCTGGGCAGCGGCCGATGCCCTGGGATCAATCGGCGATGCGTCTGTGGCAGATACTCTCATCTCGATTATCGGAAAAGGAAGGATATGGGCGCGGCGAATGGTGCGAGTGCTGGACCGCCTGGATACCAACTGGCGGGAACGAGAAGCGACTCTGCGAATAGAAATCTATTTTCTGGAACACATCGACCATCCCGAGCCAGAAGTACAATGGCGCTCTGCCGAAGCTCTGGGAGAGATCGCCACGCCGAGGGCGAGCCAGAAACTCCTGCAAGCCCTGGAACAGAAACGCACCCTGATCGTAGCAGCCGCGCACGCCTTCTTCATCCGAAACGGAATATCCGAATCAGAACCCCTGCTCGTCCAGGCCCTGCATCAGTATGGCACCGAGGAAATGGCTCTAACATATCTAAATGCCGATCACCCCGTACTCGCCAGAGCCGCACACATCTGGGCGCGCAGACAGGGAATGATATTGCTATCTTCTCCCGAACCGGGTAATATTCGATGGAACAGCGGCTAA
- a CDS encoding tetratricopeptide repeat protein: MKTLLLFVPSAVAIALLMWHAWSHRGRRIALSFFISAFLFGAVRGNVIHWITVESQGGVMPYVFTQPVVQIFSASLQAVIGWIFALYVSWWLAERVLARIPALKGDLMATVGMTCVGMAAVGYGVEGGAAAAGWWLWSIPTYNRFFAGVPTVGIAEWFAVGFEFFIPYFLAFCTPYRRRVWAHALWGVFLFHLFLHLFSEPISRAVPTQPFVIWHWISILTLGVLALTGTGSTTVETAESRQRSRHVLMWVCIGLFTAVIIVAQVGIGGRPDLLISLIPLALLCLMALPKVSMPWILASAVIAWVAEGFGTGFVTTPVAAVLFLQGRAWWGRQWLFRIGVVALFVGIGLGVYRSGVALSQQCAVYMMHLERAARHAGNGRMDMAAREQAAADALAPGDVEAYLQIGYALDRRGFLGLAIAQFRKALDLEPTLFTAHYDLGMALERFRDTAGAEAAFRRSIELAPRFYDGHVKLGTLLLNQGRTDSAQVYFERAVQIDPTHPDARQGLQMIQNIKVK, translated from the coding sequence ATGAAAACGCTTCTGCTTTTTGTGCCCTCTGCTGTGGCGATAGCTCTGCTGATGTGGCACGCCTGGTCCCATCGGGGCCGCCGCATTGCGCTGAGCTTTTTCATCTCGGCATTTCTATTTGGCGCCGTGCGGGGAAATGTGATTCACTGGATCACAGTCGAATCGCAGGGGGGCGTGATGCCCTATGTATTCACGCAACCGGTAGTGCAGATATTTTCAGCGTCATTACAGGCAGTAATCGGATGGATCTTTGCCCTCTATGTGAGCTGGTGGCTAGCCGAGCGGGTGCTGGCGCGGATACCCGCGCTTAAAGGCGATTTAATGGCCACTGTAGGGATGACTTGCGTGGGAATGGCAGCCGTGGGATATGGGGTAGAAGGCGGAGCAGCAGCCGCGGGCTGGTGGCTGTGGAGCATACCGACGTACAATCGTTTCTTTGCAGGTGTACCAACTGTGGGGATAGCGGAATGGTTTGCGGTGGGATTCGAGTTCTTTATCCCCTATTTTCTGGCATTCTGTACGCCCTATCGGCGCAGGGTCTGGGCGCACGCGCTGTGGGGCGTATTTCTTTTTCACCTGTTTTTACACCTGTTTTCCGAGCCGATTTCACGTGCGGTACCTACGCAACCCTTTGTAATCTGGCACTGGATAAGCATCCTGACTCTGGGCGTTCTGGCACTGACCGGTACAGGCTCCACAACTGTGGAAACAGCCGAAAGCAGGCAAAGATCGCGGCACGTATTGATGTGGGTGTGCATAGGCCTGTTCACAGCGGTAATAATCGTAGCGCAGGTGGGCATTGGCGGACGACCAGATCTGTTAATTTCGCTGATCCCCCTCGCCCTGCTATGTCTAATGGCATTGCCAAAAGTATCAATGCCATGGATTCTGGCCTCTGCGGTTATCGCCTGGGTAGCTGAGGGGTTCGGTACGGGTTTTGTCACAACACCGGTAGCGGCGGTCTTATTCCTGCAGGGCCGCGCCTGGTGGGGCAGACAATGGCTTTTCCGCATCGGCGTAGTCGCATTATTTGTGGGCATCGGATTGGGCGTTTATCGCTCGGGAGTGGCATTGAGCCAGCAGTGCGCGGTTTACATGATGCACCTGGAACGTGCGGCGCGCCATGCGGGAAATGGTCGGATGGACATGGCCGCACGAGAGCAAGCAGCAGCCGACGCGCTGGCTCCCGGAGATGTAGAAGCCTATTTGCAAATCGGATATGCACTGGATCGGCGGGGATTTCTCGGCCTCGCCATTGCCCAGTTTCGCAAAGCCCTCGACCTGGAACCCACGCTTTTCACAGCGCATTACGATCTGGGGATGGCCCTGGAAAGATTCCGAGATACGGCGGGTGCAGAAGCGGCATTTCGCCGCTCAATCGAGCTGGCCCCCCGGTTCTACGACGGCCACGTGAAGTTGGGAACGCTATTGCTCAATCAGGGTCGCACAGACTCGGCACAGGTGTATTTCGAACGCGCGGTTCAAATCGACCCGACCCATCCGGACGCACGGCAGGGCCTGCAAATGATTCAAAACATAAAGGTCAAATAA
- a CDS encoding fatty acid desaturase gives MATELTYHDHARDLNRELRAAIPKERLTHLHQRRPWRHFWIAFRQTALLVGLPVWIYHVDSFWAWFPASVLLGFVIFSFSVLLHESVHRCIFRKKHRLNDLLGLVYGWISGLASSQFKRWHLDHHDHLGSTHADPKRAHLSPRINSPWFKLLYCTPMLFPIYFRAVAETFKGYPEQLCRQIKRERTVGIILHLGILTWFWTLDPWFAFKAHIFPVFFIFPIAFTVNRLGQHYVINPDEIANWTTLMRANWIWNFLYLFSTYHLEHHYFPGVPFYNLRKLQKELEPFFQRKQMVFFSYSQVLYLWFIKNHAPHTQSNLII, from the coding sequence ATGGCGACGGAACTGACATATCACGACCATGCGCGAGACTTAAACCGGGAACTGCGGGCGGCAATACCAAAAGAACGGTTGACACACCTGCACCAGCGGCGACCCTGGCGACATTTTTGGATCGCCTTCCGGCAGACAGCACTGCTGGTGGGACTACCCGTCTGGATTTACCACGTCGATTCATTCTGGGCCTGGTTTCCCGCAAGCGTACTCCTGGGATTCGTAATTTTCAGCTTCTCCGTTTTGCTACACGAATCCGTACACCGGTGCATTTTCCGCAAGAAACACCGCCTCAACGACCTCCTGGGGCTTGTGTACGGGTGGATTTCCGGGCTGGCATCTTCACAGTTCAAGCGGTGGCATCTGGACCATCACGATCACCTGGGTTCGACGCACGCCGACCCCAAACGCGCGCACCTGTCACCCCGCATCAACTCGCCTTGGTTCAAGCTGCTTTACTGCACGCCAATGCTATTCCCCATTTATTTTCGGGCAGTAGCCGAAACCTTCAAAGGCTATCCAGAGCAACTCTGCCGCCAGATCAAACGAGAACGCACAGTGGGCATCATCCTGCACCTGGGAATCCTGACGTGGTTCTGGACGCTGGACCCGTGGTTTGCTTTCAAAGCGCATATTTTTCCGGTATTTTTTATCTTTCCCATTGCTTTTACGGTCAACCGGTTGGGGCAGCACTATGTGATAAATCCGGATGAAATCGCCAACTGGACGACGCTAATGCGAGCCAATTGGATATGGAATTTTCTCTATCTGTTTTCGACATATCACCTGGAACACCACTATTTCCCGGGCGTACCATTTTACAACCTGAGGAAATTGCAAAAAGAACTGGAACCCTTTTTTCAACGAAAACAGATGGTATTTTTTTCCTACAGTCAGGTGCTCTATCTCTGGTTTATCAAAAATCACGCACCCCATACGCAGTCGAATCTCATAATATAA